GTCGCCTCCAAGTATGGCGGCTAGGGGCGCAGGAAGTTCATTGAGCCAGCTAAGTAAAGGAGCTAGCAATTTCCCAACCGAATCATAGAATCGGTCGGCAAGCGCATTTGCTTGAATGACAGCGAAGCATGCTGGTCCGAAAAGCATGATTAAACTTAATGGCACAAATCTCATTGCTCGTTCTAATCCTACCTTCCACGACTTTCTCTGAGCTTTGGGAAAGGTGGGTAATTTATCAGGGCGAATCGGTTGCAAGCGACTCGACTGTTTTACTGCTATGCGCAGGTGGGATAGTTCCGTGGCATCCGGTGAACGGCTATCTAATAGCATAACGGGCACTCCCAGTTTTTCCTTCCAGCTCGCCAATAAGTGTTGTTCTTTCTCTTGATCTAGCGAGGCAAGTGAATCGCGGAAAGTAAGGATGACTGCTACCTTGCGTGATCCAAGTGTGGGTAGTATAGCGGCCAGTTCTTCACGTGCTCGGTAAGCTCGTAAAACAACTAAAACGGATTCGGCAGACTCTAAAGCATCAAGTGCGTCTCGCACGGTCGCCGCATCCGAGCCGGTTACTAGACCGGGTGTGTCGACCCAATCCCAAGACTCATCGGGATAATGTTGGCAGTGCAAGGTCGAACCGATCAAGGCAGATGAATCAGCAAAGCGACCGGACAAAGCGGATAAGAGACTACTCTTGCCGACACTTTCCAAACCGAGTACTGCCACGGATGGGCGCTTCGTCTCTGATCTGCGAGGAAATTTCTTTGCAGTAAACTCCGAGTTCATGAACGACTCTCGACAGCCTCAGCTTCCGGTTCGATAGCACATTCACAGTTTGTGCAACACTCTAGATCGTCAATCAAAAACCCTCGGCGGCGGTCGTCTTCCAGATCGGGCTCTGGATAGTTCAAATGCCGAGCAATGGATCGGGCAATCACGCCAAAGCGCGCTCGGAATTTGTAGATAAAGCAAAATTTAGAATTCTTTTGAACTAGCGATGGTCCTGAGTAATAGAGGCCGGGAAGCAGAGTGGACTCGTCGTCTTCTGTGAATTGGGGTATGGAGCCTTTCCACTCGAAGAGTTCTTTAATTGGTGTGAGTGCTGATTGAAAGCCAGTTGCAGCGATAGGGCGGTGCTTTGTGTCGAAGACTCCTCCCTCCTTCGTTTCTACAACATAGCGGTCAGAGAGGCGGTTTACCTGCACCACCGTCGAGTTTCCAAACAGAGAGAGGCGATCTGGATGATTTTTCATCATGCTAAGCAAGCGCTCTCGAGTGTAGGGGCTGAGCACTTCGCTAGGGTCTGGGTGGTCAATGTTCCATGGCTCTCCACTGGATACTACCACGACTCGCTTGCCGAGTGCCGTCAGATGAGAGGCCGCATCTATACCACTTTCGTAGCCTCCAATGACCAAGGCTTCTTCTCCCCGGAAGTCGCTCCAAGTGCGAAAGATGCTGGAATGTGCACAATATTCACTTCCCGGAAAAGAACCAGATTTGGGAAGGGAGAATTCGCCCCCTGCCCATATAACAGCCTTTGCATGATACGTTGAGTTCTCCGCATGCACTGTGTAACCATTGGGTTCCGGTATAATCTCTGAAACTCTCTCGTTTTCTCGAAAATCCAATTTGAATTGAATAGCAATTGCTTGAAGATAATCCGCATATCTCTTGCCGCTGAGGTGTTCTTTCTGAAGAAAATCCGCTGGGCTCGTGTCCGGTGTGACCGCATTCAAGTCTGTTTGAAAGAAGGGGTTGGCATGAAAAGAAGGTGTGATCAAGCGCATCTCTTCCGGCCAGCGTCGGAACGAAGCGCCAACCTTATCTGTGTCCAGTAAAATTACTTTTTCGATCCCCGCCCGCCGCAACGCTAGAGCACAGCCGATTCCGGCTGGTCCTGCACCGACGATAACGACATCGAAATCCATATCCAATTAATAAAAGTGACTTTCACTAAGTCAATACAAAAAAGGTTCCCTTCTAACTTCGGGAGCTTCATATAATTGTATTAGAAGGAAATCCTAATCTGTTTTCTTATTGACATTAAAAATGCAAGTCACTTTCATTTACTATGAGCTTTTTGATGTGGAATCCAGATGTTGCGGACAAGTCCACGACTCAAACCCCGGTGACAGTGATTAGTGGTTTTCTCGGTGCTGGCAAAACAACACTACTCAACAGGATTCTTGCGTCTACATCTCAGAAAATTGCGGTCATTGTAAACGACCTCGGAGAGATTAACATTGATGCCTCCTTAATCAAAAATGCCGTCAATGAGCAGGATGGAGTGATTACCAAAATGCTTGAGCTACAGGGTGGCTGCAT
The DNA window shown above is from Verrucomicrobiota bacterium and carries:
- a CDS encoding NAD(P)/FAD-dependent oxidoreductase translates to MDFDVVIVGAGPAGIGCALALRRAGIEKVILLDTDKVGASFRRWPEEMRLITPSFHANPFFQTDLNAVTPDTSPADFLQKEHLSGKRYADYLQAIAIQFKLDFRENERVSEIIPEPNGYTVHAENSTYHAKAVIWAGGEFSLPKSGSFPGSEYCAHSSIFRTWSDFRGEEALVIGGYESGIDAASHLTALGKRVVVVSSGEPWNIDHPDPSEVLSPYTRERLLSMMKNHPDRLSLFGNSTVVQVNRLSDRYVVETKEGGVFDTKHRPIAATGFQSALTPIKELFEWKGSIPQFTEDDESTLLPGLYYSGPSLVQKNSKFCFIYKFRARFGVIARSIARHLNYPEPDLEDDRRRGFLIDDLECCTNCECAIEPEAEAVESRS